Within the Anguilla rostrata isolate EN2019 chromosome 6, ASM1855537v3, whole genome shotgun sequence genome, the region CATCGAATGGAGAATCCCAGGTCTGGATGAACTTTTACACGGCTTTTAATGGAGCTGCAGACGAAAGCGTGGGGTTCGTAAAATGCGAATTCTGTGATGCCCTGCTTAAGTATGGGAGCCGTGAAACAGGAGCATCAGCGTTATGACAGTATAATGCACAAGCCTGCCGCTGTGCACCATCAACTGATCTGATCCAGACATCAATCACACCTTTTCTGAACAGAACTTCAGCGATACCCCAAACCACGGCGTGTCTACTGTACTGATGCACTTATTAAAAGTCAGGGTCAAACCAGGTTCAGCTTCCAAAACGCTGCAACACGCGGGCTCTGGTCAGACTCAGGCTGAATAGAATGTGGGCTCATGTAGGGTCAGGCTGAAGTTTTTGGGCCCGTTTCAAGCTCTAGTCTGAGAGTGATGGAAATGACTGTGGTCATACTCACTCTGTCCACAAGAGGGCGCCTGAGGCTGTGCTGAGGTGTTGAGTTAAGCCCTGGCTCTACCAGGTCTGCATTCAATCACTCCTTTTTCCGTCCTTACCacctttcctagtatggaagaCCAAACCGGTCAAAAATACACTAATTTGACGTCTGGAATCACGTCATTGTCAGAGTGTTGTCAATAGGCACATTCCAATCGTGTGTCTTTACCTCCTTGAACAGCCAATTACAGTTTACTTATTAATTTGATTATATTGGCAAATGTTTCTCCCTATAATTGTAGATTCCTAAAAGCCATACCTTTGTTTATGGTTTTTGAGAAAGAATTGTCATTGCATTTACAATCATTGACGCTTATAAGATAATTAAAGCAGAAAGATTAAAGTGTATATTAGTCCTCAAGAAATTCACAATGACTAAATTAAGAAGAACAATCGTGTAAAAGATTATACGCATACAGTTCATTTTGTTGGTTGATAGGCACATAGGCATAGTATTGTCTCTGGACACCCTAGTACACAGCTTTGATTTTAAGAACGAAATCTCAGTGGTGTTGATACAATATTGACATTCAGGATTAGCTAGTTTTAGCTGAACTggagaaagtgtgtttgtgaatgggcGTGGGGGTGATTATTGCTTTTCGTTTTTAAATAGTTAGTGAAGaacaaatgctgattgaatcctgGCTATATCCTGTAATGAACAGTACTGTAACATTGGAAAGGAGAATTGTTCAAATTTCTGTTAGCTTTGTTTCCTCTACAGCAACCAGCGGTGTTTCCTTGAATTTCCGCATCTCCCTctcaggggtgtcacgctggcatgTGACCATTTTGGTGCCAAAACTCGAGAGGGAGCGGTCTCGGTGTTAGCCGAATTAGCCTTCGGTTGGGAGGGGTGTGGCATTCAGTACACCCCAGAAgcagattggtctcggctgcgctggctggtagagagagcacacgcacctgggttgcgttagctaatcagcacaggtgcttaaaggtgtgtttctccCCACAGTTTGGTGCTGAGACAGGGagcacacactgatacagagtttttgagttttgtttcGTCCTTGTCCTCAGAATGGAATGGTTGACAGTTTTTTAGGAGCTGTCCTGCATTGgaattttctgtttctgctctTCTCCGTGAGTAACAATAAAGTGTGCATAACCTCTGACTTTTGgtgcctgtgtttctgtagaGTAAGCGCTGCATGAGCAGTTCTCCAGTCACACTCTGAGAACTGTGCTGCGTTCCTAAATAAGAGGTCTGTCATTTACAGTCCCCTTCGGTCTGCACGGCATACACATTCTGATCCTATTCTAAACCACAGCTCTCTCCATCATCTTGCTAACAGAGGATATTAATCACATATTGTTTTATTCCCTCCAAAGCTGAATTTTGACCTCACGCGGTGAACCGTGTTTAAGAAGTGGCTACACGTACTGGAAaaagtaaatctttttttcttaggaattttttttttggacttgcTCTTTTAAAGACACAAAATACAAGAGGCGTTCGCCCTCTGTCCAGCGCAGCTGCAAATGTTTCAGTCACACGCTGTAGATGAGTTGACCAGAGGaagatgggttccccccttgagcctggttcctttccaggtttcttcccatctgccacggggagtttttccttgctgCTGTTGCTTTAGGTTTTCTCCTGAGGGAGTTTACGCCTGGGTCTGTGCTCTGGTTGCTACTGTGGCATCCTGTAGTACcaaagtgtattgtgacaattgtttatAAAATTTgctatacatatacattttgattgatgtATGATTGAGCTGTTCTAAAGCCCAGCTCTCTCCATTAGCTTTAAGTGATGATACTATGATACTACAAAGAGTAATGAATTGTGGACTCAAACTCTGGATTTGTGTTTCAATGATGTTTGTAGGGGAGGGTGTGTGCTTGAGATTAGCTGGGGAATGAGATTCCATTTGGATTAACACACATGAGAGAGAACTGACAGAACATGAAGAACAGGGCTGGTGTAAAACTGCTGgcagatcagccaatcaaacctCAGTGTTATAATGCTGCCCCCTGCAAGAAGTGCTGTTTGATAATCAGGTGTGTCTAACAGGAAGAGCGAAGTAAAGTTTCTCACAGGTAAAGCTTTAGTTAAATCGTGGACCTTTTAAAAAGATTCTAATGTATGTTTTCCAGAAATTaatgaatttcagaaaaaaatgtattggagGGAATAACAATGCAAGACTGAGAAGAACAACAGAGATTTGAGAGGAGGTTTAAAGAGACTTTTCACCTACCGTTTGAGTAACAGCAGTAAGGGAAACTGAAACTTAAGCTACTGGATTTAGCAGAAATCATTACTGAGCTCagaacagactgagacagaaTGGCGTCTGGATCTTCTCTCATGAAGAGAGCTCTCGTCTGGTGCACTGAAATCTCAGGATCCTGTTGTCCTATTTGcagtcacagcttctgtaaGGCTCTCAGCAGTACTGGACAAAGGTCTCGGGATGCCAGTTTGCAGGAAAGATTTAGCAGAAACCTCCTCGTAACTCCTTGGGAATGCCTGTGAGGGTTCTTAAGGAGAGAAGTCAGAGAGCTAAGCAGATCTGAagtgctctgcagtctgcacagtgagaaactCGAACTCTTCTGTTTGGATGATCAAATACCCGTCTGCCTTGTCTGCCAAGCTTCAATAAACcatgaaaaccacaaaatgcGACCAGTTCAGGAGGCTGCGAAAGAGTATAAGGTAATTGTCagaacatatttcacattttacctcATTTTTAGTAGCttgtaataattttcattttacacacagtATCAAATTGTGTATGCTTTATCCTTTTCTTTTGTCAATTCATTGGGAATAAACTATTGGGATCTAATAAAAGAACTGTATAAAGTGAACATAGTTCTCAGGCATgactgcagtttgagctccatactatgtgtcacatgactgacAGAAAGAGACAAGAGGGCGGGGCAAAGCCAGCATCAGATGTCAATCAGTGGAGGAATTTTTTTTCACTGGGAGGGCACTGATTTTTACATGGGTCTAGATGGCAGTGTTATATTTGAAGTTCTAAAATATCAATTATGGATGCCATGTACTAGCAAGGCTGCTGTGTGTTAATCAATTTCTGGaaatttctgtgtctgtctcagagCGTTTCTCTTGTTCCCTCCGAACGGCCTCGCATGTCAGATGCTCTTTAGAGTTTTGCATGTTTATGGAAGCCTTTGTTATATTCAACAGTATGCTTCCAGCTGCAATGTCCCTTCATTTTAAAGGTTGAAATAGCATTTGCACACAATTTGAATTTCCCACAAGGGAAACATAAACTGCATCTGCTTTTACTGTGTATTCCAGTCAGTCTCTCCTGTGCCACCAGTCActtacaaaataacatttttccccacaaaaaagTGGCTTAGGTACTTGTCCTCTTTCACCTGGTCAGGTTTTTCTTAAATCTGGTGGTGCAGTGGAGCTGTCCAATTAGTGACTGCTCTCTGGAGTGACTGGAGGAGCTGAGTCATTGCTGAAGTGATGTCATAGCAGACAGCAGTGTCACTGACTTCATTTGAGGTTGTAGATGCAGACGCTGTAGCTTTGGCACGTATCGGTGGTTCTGAGTGTGAATGAGTAGATCCAGTAAATTTTGAACTCTGTCCTGTTGTGGATGGGGCAGATAGAGCTTTGAACCATTTTATAACATCCATTTGGTAAAGTAAACGCTGCCAACGCCCAAATTTACCCTTAAACTGACAAGGTCTGTAAAATGTGAGTAGAGGAGGGGGTTGCCAGATACAGgatttctttaaatttttaaCTCACTAGAATTTATAGTACAGCGTTTTGATATGTCATTTCAATTATATAGATTATTAATTTtcattgcctttttatttaaatttattctggattaattcaatttttataCTGTTCTAATGCACTTGTCCCTGGGCtaatgattttcttttcctgttGTTATCGTTTCACATTCTGGATTTTGGATTCTTTTTTAGTTTACTTGTGTTTAAAAGCCTGTAGCCTTATCTGCCACTTTTGTCCTGGATATATAAAGTTTTGTTCAATACCATTTGATTTTGAGTTCACCTCATCTGCAATTTGGGTCATAACCCATCACTTAACACTTgtcacttaaaatgtatttaaagtgactgtagttaaaatTACACCAGTCTTGGCACAACTTACGGATCGATTGCATTTATTAATAGATTTGGACAATTATTGCAATACTTTTCAACAACTTCTCTTTTTGGCATGATAAATGTtgtgtgtaataaatgtaaaatcaacatagaccaaaaatgaagaaatggttaatatttctgtaaaacagaatcattacaccttcctgtatgtattatttaatgTCTGCATAATTGAGCATTCTAATGTATCTTACTGGGAAATGTTATAACTCGAACCCATGTTTAGTTGCCAGTATTTCTTTACATAAAATTATCACATTCATGCAGTGAAACCCATAGTTTTTGGCTTGTATACTTTATACCCTTGTGTTGTCTCCATAGGCAGTGAAGTTTACTATTGGTCTGTTTCCTCAGTAAAGTGTGGACTCATTTCTTTCCAGAAGAAACTCAGGACTGCACTGGCTCCACTGCAGCAGAAGCTAAAAGCCTTTAATGCAGTGAAACGAGTctgtaataaaacagcagagcACATCAAGGTACTGTACTGAGGCTTTAAATCAGTGTTGAAAATACAGCACTGGattgtgctgaaatgatggtgaataatgtttattccagagccaggcccagcacacagagagacagataaagatggaGTTTGAGAAACTTCAGCAGTTCCTGAAAGATGAAAAGGCAGCCAGGATtgctgcactgagggaggaagaagagcagaagagtcagatgatgaaggagaagattAAAGAGATGACAGAAGAGAGATCATCCCTTTTAGAACAAATCAGAGCCATAGAacaggagctgggagctgaagaCGTCTCATTCCTGCAGGTAAGTCATGTGTCATaatcacacataaaacatgtttatcaaTATATACTCCTaggcaaaaaaaatgggccaagcacaaaatagcaaaatattaAACTTTTAATGGTTtgaacaacaaatcattggtcaggaaattagcaagaattaaacaaatagaTAAAGTAACTTAGTATGGGATAGCTTTTACCTTTGATTTCTTTGAATGTTCAAGCCTTAAACTTGCAGAcagctttttacagaaagaagAGTCAATGTTGTTTCATTCAGTGTTGATGGCTTCAAACAGTTGATGAGtagttgaaaaatgtttccCAGTTAGTTTGTTTTCTCAGGTCTTGAATTCTGCTGAcagttgtgtttttctgtaGAACTTAATTTCCAGGTGGTCATCCGTGATGAGGCTGGCCTTCATCTTTTTGGCAAACTGGTTCAGTTGACCTATTCTCTTAATAGCTGATTGAGAAATAGGGATTATCTCTGCCTTTAGGGTCTTGTAAATTTCAGAATAGCTACAGCTGGCCTGACGATGACCAGCTATGCTTTCTGACAGCAACCTCTGCatgatattttgcattttatggaGCAGATTATCTCGCTCCTTTAATGTGGGTCTCACAACAGACTGCATACTGTAGATATCTCTCTGCTCTATCAATCCTAGTTCCATTTAAGAGCTTGTTATCAGGCCCTTGATGGGCTGCATCAGGTGTGGCAGATAACCAAGTAATGACTaatcttttaagaaaaaaaccttcccagaagatatttttggaaaattttgtaCACGCAGACGTGTTAGTTTGAATTTTacatcaaacattttaatcattatcaTGATTTTACCTTTGCGTACAAGAAGACtatataagtgaatttccctgtttccagcttttccccaaacagttcactgcagcaaaagttaACGAGCAAATGGTAGCataggaggtctcaggagtgcatttgtttaattcttaattatttcctgaccaatgatttgttaagaccattaaaagcttaatattttgccattttgggcgtGGCCAATTTTTTTGCCCAAGTGTGTACTCATATTGGAACATATTGCATTGATACAGTTTTAATAGTCTGCGTATTGATTAGTGATAAACTcttattcacttatttcagAGCTACATAGACGTGGAGAAACGGTATGTAAACTCCTGCCTTATTCTCGATTCAATCTTTTaatcctctcttccttcctctatTCAATATAAATATGAGGGGTAGATCACAAGTACTGTAGCATTTCATGAATAATGAGTGAAATGAGACCAgatgaaaaaattattaaaataatgttacattcatacctAAATTAGTTATCTGATTTAATTGTACAATGATTGTCTGTGTATCATGTTAATTATAATGATAAACATCATTATAATCATCGTACAAATAATGggtaaaaaatgtacttttccccgcattctcctgtgtgtgtccctcagtgGGGTCGGGCTGCTTCATATCTGGCAgccagtggggctgtgtggcagAACGCTGGGAGGGACGGAGCCATTTTCTTATAGAATAAAGATCTGATGTTGCTACTGATGATCTTCTATCATAatgaagccacgcccacagcacaagtgactcctgaatattattgcagagcccagtgcacactggcggATCCAGAGAACGTCTCAGGAGCGCTGATTGATGTGGCCAAGCACCTGGGCAATCTGAAGTACAGAgtgtgggagaagatgctggggacTGTTCAATACAGTGAGTACTGGGGGCAGGGAGCTCCACATTGTCACAGTACAGGGGGAATCTTCAGCATCCTTTCCACAAGCTGATAAAGCCAGTCAGAGTCATATTGGTCCTGTCTGTGTAAGAGCCCAAGAGTGAAGAGACTGAACACCAGTCCTTCATCTCACTGATGCTCATAATAAAATACTGATTTAAGAGTGATAACATATTTTAGGGGACATGCTTTGCACACTCATGCAATGATTATACAACATGGAACATATACAAATGTTCTTAGCTTTTAGTTCTAGTGCTGCTCTCTCACGTATCTGAGACTATAACGGTAATTTATTAAAACCCAGTTTATATCATTAGGAGCCCATTGTCTGATGGTTTTCCTTTGTGCAGATCAGTGCTGacgtctcattctctgtcccttcagctcctgtgactctggacccaaacacagcacatcctGAGCTCTTACTCTCTGAGGATCTGACCAGTGTGAGACGCAGTGATGAGATTCAGCAGGTTCCTGATAATCCAGAGAGATTTAATGAGTGGCCGTggtgtgtgctgggctctgagggATTCAGCTCAGGGAGACACTGCTGGGATGTAGAGGTGTGGGGTGAGGGCTGGgcggtgggtgtggctaaagaGTCCGTCAGCAGGGATAGCGCTTTGCATCTGTGCCCAGGTGAAGGAGTGTGGGGTATAGTGCAGCAGAGTGGGATATACGCAGCCTGGACCTCCCCATATACAACCTTCACTGTGCAGAGGAGACTCCAGagggtcagagtgcagctggactgcgacaggggggaggtgtcattctctgaccccagtgacAACACTCCTCTCTACACTTGTAAACACTCCTTCACTGAGAGAGTGTTTCCATTCTTCAATCCTGATTCTCTGCAGATCTGTCCACTGAAGGTGTCTGTAAGAGTGGAATAGTGCTGTGGTTTGTGGGCAAGGATCAGGTGAACAGACTGCTTCTTTCACTTTGACAAGATTAATGAATATATTTGcagattaaaatgtattttgcaatatttcatttaatcatttaaacaaTAAAGATCCATGTCTGCAGCAGTACATGATAAATGTATCTTTGTAACCGCATGATATCAATGTTGCAGTTATGCATTGGCTTGTGTGCAATCAGTtgaagtgaaataaatgcacCAGTAGAATCACTCCAGAGTGCTGCTCTTTTCCTGACCCGTCACCTGTGTGTCtcccaggtgtgtgatgaggtaagtctctctctcctgtgcagtatgaacacagacagagacaaattcTCCCCTCATACGCTGGGTTTGGGATCAGTTCAAACTGAATTCAGCAGATCAAGTGAGAGAAGTGGATAAGCCCAGTGCCCCCTGGATGGTGCCATGAACTGAGAGTGAGGGAAATGTCAGTGGTCATACTCACTCTGTCCAGGAGAGGGTGACTGAAGCTGTGCTGAGGTGTTGGTTGAAGCCCTGGCTCTACCAGgtgtgtggagtgagagagCACTGGGGCTCCTGTCTCACCTGCTACTCTCAGCAGTGGGGcggtttgttgttttgtgtgattttgtggcTTGATTGTGGCTAGAGGTTCAATTATAGAACTAGAtaggttacaattcctgaaggaattgtgtgggcttgcttcaaattccaactgacactcctcaagcctcaatgcatttcaatgagggcgCATAGCCCAGaagaagcacgaaaccgtccagacccacagcgCACCGTAGCGTTACAGATACAGCCggggatcagcaagtagcgatTATGTTCCAGATTAGTCATATCCTAAAATTGTCATGAGTagaacttggctaactatatggcatgtcctcacctctgtaacgttatttgttgtcctccgtgtgtccatacatctgtatcagtGGTTGTAGCTGCGTGTCCGTAGATCCTACTCATgtgtgcaggatagcatccgtacgcgcaaactaggttaactaaagtaggcgaaacgctatcatgttagggttagctaaaataatgttaggcgataaagctgtgcttaaaaatcttgtgccgttggAAGTGCGTACTACTAAACTTCCATGAGTCAGTGAgtgaccacctgcgcatgcgtcctactaaagtATTCCACTAAATGTCCATGACTGACCCTCTATGGAGTGAACACAAAAAAGTTGCTATATCAAAaagtttttaatatttcaaaaacctcAATACAAGCAACAATGTGTGGAACTAGCCGGTCATTTTGGTGTAtaaagtttgaatgtagtgcatAAAAGGTAAGACTAGTTAGAGCTAGAATAATTGggcagaaagtgcagataataagaaatatgaaagataGCAAGAGTGGGCTTA harbors:
- the LOC135257926 gene encoding E3 ubiquitin-protein ligase TRIM35-like, which gives rise to MASGSSLMKRALVWREVRELSRSEVLCSLHSEKLELFCLDDQIPVCLVCQASINHENHKMRPVQEAAKEYKKKLRTALAPLQQKLKAFNAVKRVCNKTAEHIKLFQSQAQHTERQIKMEFEKLQQFLKDEKAARIAALREEEEQKSQMMKEKIKEMTEERSSLLEQIRAIEQELGAEDVSFLQSYIDVEKRAQCTLADPENVSGALIDVAKHLGNLKYRVWEKMLGTVQYTPVTLDPNTAHPELLLSEDLTSVRRSDEIQQVPDNPERFNEWPWCVLGSEGFSSGRHCWDVEVWGEGWAVGVAKESVSRDSALHLCPGEGVWGIVQQSGIYAAWTSPYTTFTVQRRLQRVRVQLDCDRGEVSFSDPSDNTPLYTCKHSFTERVFPFFNPDSLQICPLKVSVRVE